In Fodinicola acaciae, the following proteins share a genomic window:
- a CDS encoding helix-turn-helix transcriptional regulator, producing MAIRTGTGAFVGRREQLAAGTALLDDVRAGAGAAMLLVAGEAGIGKTRLLAEIREYASGTGTRVLTGGCPPASDYHVPYAPLVEAFQRLPSSAAIDQALAVMIGTGRDNPSLRVDPAARQQLFHLVTRTLGGLTAMTPVLLAVEDLHWADRSTLGLLAFAATQLRDRPLLIAGSYRDDELEPAHPTRRLLAELSCRERCTTITLPPLDRQDTAAQLAGLLPAPVDQRLVTAVFARSGGNPFLTEVLAPLGGGGPLPVAVHDLILRTANDLPSDSRAVLRTAAVAGAQVSHDLLAALHKDDDQLTTALRAAIDRHLLVPDANGYRFRHALIAEALYADLLPAERRRTHAQAATLLTAHPSWGEVSTAVRVAHHWRAAGRLPEALAAEIRAGQAAAAVHAHQEALESLERAIEHWPAVRDAERVAGMDRATLLSGAADLADLVGDGVRAIELMRQATDAVDAAREPKRAARLFALLAEHELCESHDDEAQAALDRAGELLAGTEADGDSAYVLSATAWAALRRELAEPAVTYGAQAVDLGRLTGDLTAEAVGHMALGFGLAERGRLDDGIAELRASVALLDGRTDVEARWPAYLYLAAALRTANQLDEAIAVAADGHTRARLCGLEQAYGSRLLDEAARAELLSGRFDRAAERVEAAYACGPTPYVARALDLTFAELALLRGDLAAGREALARVDVDGCLSSRRPAKIHRMLTVRVDYALRERRFADVRADLDAALALLPAQRLGQLLASGVRAEAELAAAARAMRDAPAEAEAARRIEDLLAHVPDLLDEPEQAAFAAVCRAEAGRPGWPAAVAGWRALARPWQVAYATWRLAEATISGDRDEAARLLRQAHRQAETLGAGPLVGDIRSTAQLHRVPLGEPSAEPAVPRARTDLTVRELEALRHLAVGRSNREIAHALFISPKTASVHVTNILRKLNVDRRAKAAQAARLLGLIDP from the coding sequence CGCCGGCACCGCGCTGCTGGACGACGTCCGCGCCGGCGCCGGCGCGGCGATGCTGCTGGTCGCCGGCGAGGCGGGCATTGGCAAGACGCGGCTGCTGGCCGAGATCCGCGAGTACGCCAGCGGCACCGGCACGCGCGTGTTGACCGGCGGTTGTCCACCGGCCAGCGACTACCACGTGCCGTACGCGCCGCTGGTGGAGGCCTTCCAGCGCCTGCCGTCCAGCGCGGCGATCGACCAGGCGCTGGCGGTGATGATCGGTACGGGCCGGGACAACCCGTCGCTGCGTGTCGACCCGGCCGCTCGGCAGCAGCTGTTCCACCTGGTCACGCGTACGCTCGGCGGGCTCACCGCGATGACACCGGTGCTGCTGGCCGTCGAGGACCTGCACTGGGCCGACCGGTCCACCCTCGGCCTGCTCGCGTTCGCCGCGACCCAGCTGCGCGACCGGCCGCTGCTGATCGCCGGCAGCTATCGCGACGACGAGCTGGAGCCGGCTCATCCGACCCGCCGGCTGCTGGCCGAGCTGTCCTGCCGTGAGCGGTGTACGACGATCACGCTGCCGCCGCTGGACCGCCAGGACACCGCCGCGCAGCTCGCCGGCCTGCTGCCGGCACCGGTCGACCAGCGGCTGGTGACCGCGGTTTTCGCGCGCTCAGGCGGAAATCCGTTCCTGACCGAGGTGCTCGCGCCACTTGGTGGCGGCGGACCGCTGCCGGTGGCCGTGCACGACCTGATCCTGCGTACGGCCAACGACCTGCCGTCGGACAGCCGCGCCGTGCTGCGCACCGCCGCGGTCGCCGGTGCGCAGGTCAGCCACGATCTCCTGGCTGCGCTGCACAAAGACGACGACCAGTTGACGACCGCGTTGCGAGCGGCCATCGATCGCCATCTGCTGGTGCCGGACGCCAACGGATACCGGTTCCGGCACGCGCTCATCGCCGAGGCCCTCTACGCCGACCTGCTGCCGGCCGAGCGGCGCCGTACGCACGCGCAGGCGGCCACCCTGCTGACCGCGCATCCGTCCTGGGGTGAAGTGTCGACGGCGGTGCGGGTGGCGCACCACTGGCGTGCCGCCGGCCGGCTGCCGGAGGCGTTGGCGGCCGAGATACGTGCCGGCCAGGCGGCCGCCGCCGTGCACGCTCATCAGGAGGCCCTGGAGAGCCTGGAACGCGCCATCGAGCACTGGCCGGCGGTCCGTGACGCCGAGCGGGTCGCCGGCATGGATCGCGCGACGCTGCTGAGCGGCGCGGCCGACCTGGCCGATCTGGTCGGTGACGGCGTACGCGCGATCGAGCTGATGCGCCAGGCGACCGACGCGGTCGACGCGGCGCGAGAGCCGAAGCGTGCGGCCCGGCTTTTCGCGTTGCTGGCCGAGCACGAGCTTTGCGAGAGCCACGACGACGAGGCGCAGGCCGCGCTCGACCGTGCTGGTGAGCTGCTGGCCGGCACGGAGGCGGACGGCGACTCCGCGTACGTGCTGTCGGCGACCGCTTGGGCCGCGCTGCGCCGGGAGCTGGCGGAGCCGGCGGTCACGTACGGCGCCCAGGCCGTCGACCTTGGCCGGCTGACCGGCGACCTCACCGCTGAGGCGGTCGGTCACATGGCGCTCGGATTTGGCCTGGCCGAGCGCGGTCGGCTGGACGACGGCATCGCCGAGCTGCGCGCGTCTGTCGCGCTGCTCGACGGCCGGACCGACGTCGAGGCGCGCTGGCCGGCGTACTTGTATCTGGCCGCGGCGTTGCGCACCGCCAACCAGCTCGACGAGGCGATCGCCGTGGCCGCCGACGGTCACACGCGGGCGCGGCTTTGTGGACTGGAGCAGGCGTACGGCTCGCGGTTGCTCGACGAAGCTGCGCGCGCCGAGCTGCTGAGCGGCCGATTCGACCGCGCCGCTGAACGGGTCGAGGCAGCGTACGCCTGCGGGCCGACGCCGTATGTCGCACGCGCGCTGGACCTGACGTTTGCCGAGCTCGCCTTGCTGCGCGGCGACCTCGCGGCCGGTCGTGAGGCGCTGGCGCGGGTGGACGTGGACGGCTGTCTGTCGTCGCGGCGGCCGGCGAAGATCCACCGGATGCTCACGGTGCGCGTCGACTATGCGTTGCGAGAACGGCGGTTTGCCGACGTACGCGCGGATCTGGACGCGGCGCTGGCGTTGCTGCCTGCACAGCGGCTCGGTCAGTTGCTGGCCTCCGGCGTACGCGCCGAGGCCGAGCTGGCGGCGGCGGCGCGGGCCATGCGTGACGCGCCGGCCGAGGCCGAGGCCGCGCGGCGGATCGAGGACCTGCTGGCGCACGTGCCGGACCTGCTCGACGAACCTGAGCAGGCGGCGTTCGCGGCCGTGTGCCGCGCCGAGGCCGGCCGGCCCGGTTGGCCGGCGGCGGTGGCTGGCTGGCGCGCGCTGGCACGGCCTTGGCAGGTCGCGTACGCGACGTGGCGGCTCGCCGAGGCGACGATCTCCGGCGACCGCGACGAGGCCGCGCGGCTGCTCCGGCAGGCTCACCGGCAGGCGGAGACACTCGGTGCCGGACCGCTGGTCGGCGACATCCGGTCGACGGCACAGCTGCACCGCGTCCCGCTCGGCGAACCGTCCGCCGAACCGGCTGTACCGCGCGCGCGTACCGACCTGACCGTCCGCGAACTGGAGGCCCTGCGCCACCTGGCCGTCGGCCGGTCCAACCGCGAGATCGCGCACGCGCTGTTCATCAGCCCGAAGACAGCGAGCGTGCACGTCACCAACATCCTGCGCAAACTCAACGTCGACCGCCGCGCCAAGGCCGCCCAGGCCGCCCGCCTACTCGGCCTCATCGACCCCTAG
- a CDS encoding TIGR00730 family Rossman fold protein, which yields MNEENGVRRDLRQRGPVTLRRHHISASTTDQRLLDSRGPSDWVHTDPWRVLRIQSEFVEGFGALAELGSAVAVFGSARTKADHPDYAMARRLGGALAEAGYAVITGGGPGIMEAANRGAVEAGGTSVGLGIELPFEQHLNEYVDIGINFRYFFARKTMFVKYSQAFCVLPGGFGTMDELFEALTLVQTRKVTRFPVVLMDTAYWKGLVDWLRGPMLSGAKINRTDLDLITLTDSVEEAVKVIVDSELELAASLDTELPSGADPTAEPVEG from the coding sequence ATGAACGAGGAAAACGGCGTACGGCGTGACTTGCGGCAGCGCGGTCCGGTCACGCTGCGCCGGCATCACATCTCGGCCAGTACGACCGACCAGCGGCTGCTGGACAGCCGGGGTCCCAGCGACTGGGTGCACACCGACCCGTGGCGCGTGCTGCGGATCCAGTCGGAGTTCGTCGAGGGCTTCGGCGCGCTCGCCGAGCTCGGCAGTGCGGTCGCCGTCTTCGGCTCGGCGCGTACCAAGGCCGACCACCCCGACTACGCGATGGCGCGGCGGCTCGGCGGAGCGCTGGCCGAGGCCGGCTATGCGGTGATCACCGGCGGCGGCCCAGGGATCATGGAGGCCGCCAACCGCGGTGCCGTCGAGGCCGGCGGCACGTCGGTCGGCCTCGGCATCGAGCTGCCGTTCGAGCAGCACCTCAACGAGTACGTCGACATCGGGATCAACTTCCGGTATTTCTTCGCGCGCAAGACGATGTTCGTCAAGTACTCGCAGGCTTTCTGTGTGTTGCCGGGCGGTTTCGGCACGATGGACGAGCTTTTCGAGGCGCTGACACTGGTGCAGACCCGCAAGGTGACGCGCTTCCCGGTCGTTCTCATGGACACCGCGTACTGGAAGGGCCTGGTCGACTGGCTGCGCGGCCCGATGCTGTCCGGCGCGAAGATCAACCGCACCGACCTCGACCTGATCACGCTGACCGACTCGGTCGAGGAGGCGGTGAAGGTGATCGTCGACTCCGAGCTGGAACTAGCCGCGTCACTGGACACCGAATTACCGTCCGGCGCCGACCCGACCGCCGAACCCGTCGAAGGCTAG
- the dapE gene encoding succinyl-diaminopimelate desuccinylase, producing the protein MTLDLSSDPIALTRAIVDIESVSGNERALADEVEAALRAIGRFEVVRDGDAVLARTDTGKPRRILLAGHLDTVPVAGNLPSKVDGDRLYGCGTSDMKSGVAVMLHAAAVLPDPAYDLTLVCYDCEEIESERNGLGRIARTRRDWLDCDLAVVLEPTNGAIEGGCQGTMRAVVTTSGIRAHSARSWLGSNAIHAAGEILTRLSAYEPRVVPIDGCVYREGLNAVWISGGVAGNVIPDECTVTVNYRFAPDRDEAAAAAHVREVFAGFDVRITDSAPSAPPGLSEPAARAFVAAIGGTPVAKYGWTDVGRFATLGIPAVNFGPGDPNMAHKRDEYCRMPLITASAEALVRFLAG; encoded by the coding sequence GTGACCCTCGACCTGAGTTCCGACCCCATCGCGTTGACCCGCGCGATCGTCGACATCGAGTCGGTGTCCGGCAACGAGCGTGCGCTCGCCGACGAGGTGGAGGCCGCGCTGCGTGCGATCGGCCGCTTCGAGGTAGTGCGCGACGGCGATGCCGTGCTGGCGCGTACGGACACCGGCAAGCCGCGGCGCATCCTGCTGGCCGGCCATCTCGACACCGTGCCGGTCGCCGGCAACCTGCCGTCCAAAGTGGATGGTGACCGGCTGTACGGCTGCGGCACCTCGGACATGAAGTCCGGTGTCGCGGTGATGCTGCACGCGGCGGCGGTGCTGCCGGATCCGGCGTACGACCTCACGCTGGTCTGCTATGACTGCGAGGAGATCGAGTCCGAGCGAAACGGCCTCGGCCGGATCGCGCGTACCCGCCGCGACTGGCTCGACTGCGACCTCGCGGTCGTCCTCGAACCCACCAACGGCGCCATCGAAGGCGGCTGCCAGGGCACCATGCGCGCGGTCGTCACGACAAGCGGCATTCGCGCGCACTCGGCCAGGTCGTGGCTCGGGTCCAACGCGATCCACGCGGCCGGCGAGATCCTGACCCGGCTGTCCGCGTACGAGCCGCGCGTCGTGCCGATCGACGGTTGCGTCTATCGCGAGGGCCTGAACGCCGTGTGGATCTCCGGCGGCGTCGCCGGCAACGTCATCCCGGACGAGTGCACGGTGACCGTCAACTACCGCTTCGCGCCCGACCGCGACGAGGCGGCCGCGGCGGCGCACGTACGCGAGGTCTTCGCCGGCTTCGACGTGCGGATCACCGACTCCGCGCCGTCGGCGCCGCCGGGCCTGTCCGAGCCGGCGGCGCGGGCGTTCGTCGCGGCGATCGGCGGCACGCCGGTGGCGAAGTACGGCTGGACGGACGTCGGCCGGTTCGCGACGCTCGGCATCCCGGCGGTCAACTTCGGACCCGGCGACCCGAACATGGCGCACAAGCGCGACGAGTACTGCCGGATGCCGCTCATCACCGCCTCCGCGGAGGCGCTCGTACGCTTCCTGGCCGGCTGA
- a CDS encoding VOC family protein, with product MSTFRALVVDAADAALVGSYWSAALGFPLSDEGFLELPLDGLPPRRMWFNDVPEPRVGPNRVRARLRGSTALDGPPDPEGNEFLLSSSAGPLRFAGLEVDARDPYAQAAWWSRILDGDVDGTTVRAPTMPWGLAFTPSDAPKRAKNRWHWDIDLPAGTDPSCLGATILRPAAGEQWWTILADPEGNEFCAFPPA from the coding sequence GTGAGCACGTTTCGCGCGCTGGTCGTGGACGCGGCCGACGCCGCGCTGGTCGGCTCGTACTGGAGTGCCGCGCTCGGTTTTCCGTTGTCCGACGAGGGTTTCCTGGAGCTGCCGCTCGACGGCCTGCCGCCGCGGCGGATGTGGTTCAACGACGTGCCCGAGCCGCGGGTCGGCCCCAACCGCGTCCGCGCCAGGCTGCGCGGCTCCACCGCCCTCGACGGCCCGCCGGATCCGGAAGGCAACGAGTTTCTGCTGAGCTCGTCGGCCGGACCGCTGCGCTTCGCGGGGTTGGAGGTCGACGCGCGCGATCCGTACGCTCAGGCGGCCTGGTGGTCGCGGATCCTCGACGGCGATGTCGACGGCACGACCGTACGCGCGCCGACGATGCCGTGGGGCCTCGCGTTCACCCCGTCCGACGCGCCGAAACGGGCGAAGAACCGCTGGCACTGGGACATCGACCTGCCGGCCGGCACCGACCCGTCCTGCCTCGGCGCCACCATCCTGCGCCCCGCCGCCGGCGAGCAGTGGTGGACGATCCTGGCCGACCCGGAGGGAAACGAATTCTGCGCCTTCCCACCGGCCTAG
- a CDS encoding VOC family protein produces the protein MAIATFRDHIVDAIDAPASARFWSRVLGQPIREDVVALVGGPTLWVNDVPEPKTVKNRVHLDLRMPHDDPKPLVELGATIDREPTADDRWWVMRDPEGNEFCAFAPVDFHRPDTYEVFEMVVDSVDGHAQAAWWAEVLGGTVGSKPTFAWVEGAAGFPWRYFVFGDVPEPKTVKNRWHWDVELPPGEDVSKLVAAGATVLRERDDDIQWTIMADPEGNEFCAFETTE, from the coding sequence GTGGCGATCGCGACGTTCCGTGACCACATCGTCGACGCGATCGACGCTCCGGCGTCCGCGCGGTTCTGGTCGCGGGTCCTCGGACAGCCGATCCGCGAGGACGTGGTCGCGCTGGTCGGCGGCCCCACGCTGTGGGTCAACGACGTGCCGGAGCCCAAGACCGTGAAGAACCGCGTACATCTGGACCTCCGGATGCCGCACGACGACCCGAAGCCGCTGGTCGAGCTCGGCGCGACCATCGATCGCGAGCCGACCGCCGACGATCGCTGGTGGGTGATGCGCGATCCGGAAGGCAACGAGTTCTGCGCCTTTGCGCCGGTCGATTTCCACCGTCCGGACACGTACGAGGTGTTCGAGATGGTGGTGGACAGCGTCGACGGCCACGCGCAGGCGGCCTGGTGGGCCGAGGTGCTCGGCGGCACCGTCGGCTCGAAACCGACGTTCGCCTGGGTCGAGGGTGCGGCCGGTTTTCCTTGGCGTTACTTCGTTTTCGGAGACGTACCGGAGCCCAAGACGGTGAAGAACCGGTGGCACTGGGACGTCGAGCTGCCGCCTGGCGAGGACGTGTCGAAGCTGGTCGCCGCCGGCGCCACCGTGCTGCGCGAGCGAGACGATGACATCCAGTGGACGATCATGGCCGACCCGGAGGGCAACGAGTTCTGTGCTTTCGAGACGACCGAGTGA
- a CDS encoding DedA family protein: MTAFLAGLPGPLVLLVAALLLIPESGLAIGFFLPGTTVLFALGFAAHAGLVPLWAAMPAAAVGAVLGPQVGYLRGRMRRHVRPRWLDRLPGGLFVRVEDCLLRRPLLSVACGQWLASARMLTPWLAGRLIGWRRFTLANLPSALAWSTGLVGIGYLVGVQVTQQLNLVLTVAGVAVAAVAVGYWLLRRRMSYRCAMMAPETST; this comes from the coding sequence GTGACCGCCTTCCTGGCCGGACTGCCGGGACCGCTGGTGCTGCTGGTCGCCGCGCTGCTGCTGATCCCCGAGTCGGGGCTGGCCATCGGCTTCTTCCTGCCTGGTACGACGGTCCTGTTCGCGCTCGGATTCGCCGCGCACGCCGGTCTGGTGCCGCTGTGGGCCGCGATGCCGGCGGCCGCGGTCGGTGCCGTGCTCGGGCCGCAGGTCGGCTATCTGCGCGGCCGGATGCGCCGGCACGTACGGCCGCGGTGGCTCGACCGGTTGCCTGGCGGCCTGTTCGTACGCGTCGAGGACTGCCTACTGCGCCGGCCGCTGCTGTCCGTCGCCTGTGGACAGTGGCTGGCCAGCGCGCGGATGCTCACGCCGTGGCTGGCCGGCCGGCTGATCGGCTGGCGGAGGTTCACCCTGGCCAACCTGCCCTCGGCGCTGGCCTGGTCGACCGGCCTGGTGGGGATCGGCTATCTGGTCGGCGTACAGGTCACGCAGCAGCTCAACCTGGTGCTCACGGTCGCCGGTGTCGCGGTCGCGGCGGTGGCGGTCGGCTACTGGTTGCTGCGGCGCCGGATGTCGTACCGGTGCGCCATGATGGCTCCGGAGACTTCGACCTGA
- a CDS encoding class I SAM-dependent methyltransferase, whose amino-acid sequence MPTTSDFRVFAAAALRSPATMGTFLATSPAASEVLAQVVPRSADPVVVELGPGTGAVSEAIADRMAGRGRHLAVEIDTELVDHLRAAKPDLEVIEGDAADLRKLLADAGAGPVDAVVSALPWTLFAPALQDKILQEIAGALAPGGAFSTIAYLTGVVAPRGRRFRRRLHRTFDEVMVTSTVWRNIPPALNYVCRRPR is encoded by the coding sequence GTGCCGACGACGTCCGATTTTCGGGTTTTCGCCGCCGCCGCACTCCGTTCGCCGGCCACGATGGGGACGTTCCTGGCCACCTCGCCGGCCGCTTCCGAGGTGCTCGCCCAGGTCGTACCGCGCTCCGCGGACCCCGTCGTGGTCGAGCTCGGACCGGGCACCGGTGCGGTCAGCGAGGCGATCGCCGACCGGATGGCCGGCCGCGGCCGGCACCTGGCCGTGGAGATCGACACCGAGCTGGTCGACCATCTGCGGGCCGCCAAGCCGGATCTGGAAGTCATCGAAGGGGACGCCGCCGACCTGCGTAAACTGCTGGCCGACGCGGGTGCCGGGCCGGTCGACGCGGTGGTCTCGGCGCTGCCGTGGACACTGTTCGCGCCGGCTTTGCAGGACAAGATCCTCCAGGAGATCGCCGGCGCGCTGGCACCTGGTGGAGCGTTCAGCACGATCGCGTACCTGACCGGCGTCGTCGCGCCGCGTGGCCGTCGCTTCCGGCGCCGGCTGCACCGTACGTTCGACGAGGTCATGGTGACCAGCACGGTGTGGCGTAACATCCCGCCGGCGCTCAACTACGTGTGCCGCAGGCCGCGGTGA
- a CDS encoding RNA polymerase sigma factor, which translates to MSQPSEGDVAGIGTDPGAFEIFYRAHVETIQRFVARRVEDPYLAADLTAEVFLAAIDSAHTYRASRGRPVGWLYGVARNVMAAERRRSARELRAGNRVAGRALVDADDLVRLEERIDAEARSRSLYRAMDELSDSERAVLELVALDGLSVREGAKALGIRPVTARVRLHRARQKLKDQLSPSTGQLTPMPEATS; encoded by the coding sequence TTGAGTCAGCCATCCGAGGGGGACGTGGCCGGAATCGGCACCGACCCGGGCGCGTTCGAGATCTTCTACCGCGCGCACGTCGAGACGATCCAGCGGTTCGTCGCGCGCCGCGTCGAGGATCCCTACCTCGCCGCGGACCTCACCGCGGAGGTGTTCCTGGCCGCGATCGACTCGGCGCACACCTATCGCGCGAGCCGCGGCCGGCCGGTCGGATGGCTCTACGGCGTGGCCCGCAACGTCATGGCCGCCGAACGACGCCGGTCGGCCCGCGAGCTGCGGGCCGGCAACCGGGTCGCCGGCCGGGCCTTGGTCGACGCCGACGACCTCGTACGGCTGGAGGAGCGCATCGACGCCGAAGCGCGCTCCCGGTCGCTCTATCGCGCGATGGACGAGCTGTCCGACAGCGAACGCGCGGTGCTCGAGCTCGTCGCACTGGACGGCCTGTCCGTACGCGAAGGCGCCAAAGCACTCGGCATCAGACCGGTGACCGCGCGCGTACGACTACATCGCGCCCGCCAGAAGCTCAAGGACCAGCTGTCCCCCTCGACCGGCCAACTCACCCCGATGCCGGAGGCAACGTCATGA
- the dapD gene encoding 2,3,4,5-tetrahydropyridine-2,6-dicarboxylate N-succinyltransferase, protein MTATSAWGIGIATVTNGGTVLDTWYPSPALTVDERAVQQLGIGDGGTVALDDEQGEAMLGVSGDLLGADPRRGVHRDLVVTHVKDLSIPPVDTYDAYLRLHLLSHRLVRPHGLSMDKIFTVLSTVVWTNIGPCAVEKFETTRLRLRAAGTPVQVYGVDKFPRMTDYVVPSGVRIADADRVRLGAHLAEGTVVMHEGFVNYNAGTLGASMVEGRISAGVVVGDGSDIGGGSSIMGTLSGGGTETITIGQRCLLGANAGIGISLGDDCVVEAGCYVTAGTKVLLSDGRVVKARELSGAAGMLFWRNSQTGAIEARDRTGAGIALNEDLHAN, encoded by the coding sequence ATGACTGCGACCAGCGCGTGGGGAATCGGCATCGCCACCGTGACCAACGGCGGCACGGTGCTGGACACCTGGTATCCGAGCCCGGCACTGACCGTCGACGAGCGCGCGGTCCAACAACTCGGCATCGGCGACGGCGGTACGGTCGCGCTGGACGACGAGCAGGGCGAGGCGATGCTCGGGGTGTCCGGCGACCTGCTCGGCGCCGACCCGCGCCGCGGTGTGCACCGCGACCTGGTCGTCACGCACGTCAAGGATCTGAGCATCCCGCCGGTCGACACCTACGACGCGTACCTGCGCCTGCACCTGCTCTCACACCGGCTGGTGCGACCGCACGGCCTGTCGATGGACAAGATCTTCACCGTCCTGTCGACCGTGGTGTGGACCAACATCGGTCCGTGCGCGGTGGAGAAGTTCGAAACCACCCGGCTGCGGCTGCGCGCCGCCGGCACGCCGGTGCAGGTGTACGGCGTCGACAAGTTTCCGCGGATGACCGACTACGTGGTGCCGTCCGGCGTACGGATCGCCGACGCCGACCGCGTACGCCTCGGCGCGCACCTGGCCGAAGGCACGGTCGTCATGCACGAGGGTTTCGTGAACTACAACGCCGGCACGCTCGGCGCGTCGATGGTGGAAGGCCGGATTTCCGCCGGTGTGGTGGTCGGCGACGGGTCCGACATCGGTGGCGGGTCGTCGATCATGGGGACGCTTTCCGGCGGTGGCACGGAAACCATCACGATCGGCCAGCGCTGCCTGCTCGGCGCCAACGCCGGCATCGGCATCTCGCTCGGCGACGACTGTGTGGTCGAGGCCGGCTGTTATGTGACCGCCGGCACCAAAGTCCTGTTGTCCGACGGCCGTGTCGTCAAGGCACGCGAGCTGTCCGGTGCCGCCGGCATGCTTTTCTGGCGCAACTCACAGACCGGCGCGATCGAGGCCCGCGACCGCACCGGCGCCGGCATCGCTCTCAACGAGGACCTGCACGCGAACTGA
- a CDS encoding threonine aldolase family protein, which produces MVSEQRRTAARRGSERFLQLHGQPSMSDDLTALAALAGDRQRDTYGGGELIDELEGRLVELFGTEAAVFLPSGTMAQQIALRIWAEDGKNDTVALHGLSHLEIHELGAVWEMHRLRPRFLTREPRQPTVDDLAAVTEPLGSVTLELPLRDADFLLPTWDELAAFAAAAKERGTRLHIDGARIWESVAYLGHPLAEVAALADSTYVSFYKILRGISGSALVGPADFVAQARRWQRRHGGTLVTQYPALLGALRGLEVHLPRVPAYVEHARALAARLAEVPGVRVNPSPPHTNGFVVYVDRAADDLDEATVSYAEERKTSTFSWSAAAVPGWSRAELHVGEATMAWKPDDVAGVLTEIIDRAATHASRPR; this is translated from the coding sequence ATGGTCAGCGAACAGCGGCGTACGGCGGCGCGACGCGGCAGCGAGCGGTTCCTCCAACTGCACGGACAACCGTCGATGTCCGACGACCTCACCGCATTGGCCGCGCTCGCCGGTGACCGGCAGCGCGACACCTACGGCGGCGGCGAGCTGATCGACGAGCTGGAAGGCCGGCTGGTCGAGCTTTTCGGCACGGAGGCGGCGGTTTTCCTGCCGAGCGGCACGATGGCACAGCAGATCGCGTTGCGTATTTGGGCCGAGGACGGCAAAAACGACACCGTGGCCTTGCACGGCCTCAGCCACCTGGAGATCCACGAGCTCGGCGCGGTCTGGGAGATGCATCGCCTGCGGCCGCGGTTTCTCACCCGCGAGCCACGCCAGCCGACCGTCGACGACCTGGCCGCGGTCACCGAGCCGCTCGGCAGCGTGACCCTCGAACTTCCGTTGCGGGACGCCGATTTCCTGCTGCCGACCTGGGACGAGCTGGCCGCTTTCGCCGCGGCCGCCAAGGAACGCGGCACCCGGCTGCACATCGACGGCGCGCGGATCTGGGAAAGCGTGGCATATCTCGGCCATCCACTGGCCGAGGTCGCCGCGCTGGCCGACAGCACCTACGTCTCGTTTTACAAGATCCTGCGCGGCATCTCCGGCTCCGCGCTGGTCGGCCCCGCCGATTTTGTCGCACAGGCACGCCGCTGGCAACGCCGCCACGGCGGCACGCTCGTGACGCAATATCCGGCGTTGCTCGGTGCCTTGCGCGGCCTCGAAGTCCATCTTCCGCGCGTGCCGGCCTACGTCGAGCACGCTCGCGCTCTCGCCGCACGGCTCGCCGAGGTTCCGGGCGTACGCGTCAACCCGTCGCCCCCGCACACCAACGGTTTCGTCGTCTACGTCGACCGCGCCGCCGACGACCTCGACGAGGCGACCGTTTCGTACGCGGAGGAACGAAAAACCAGCACCTTCTCGTGGTCGGCGGCGGCCGTGCCCGGCTGGTCGCGGGCCGAGCTGCACGTCGGCGAGGCCACCATGGCCTGGAAACCCGACGACGTCGCCGGCGTGCTGACCGAGATCATCGACCGCGCAGCCACGCACGCATCGCGTCCCCGATGA